One window of Gemmatimonas sp. UBA7669 genomic DNA carries:
- the nhaA gene encoding Na+/H+ antiporter NhaA, which translates to MEPTPQYADPIEDGLIDEKAPPPSQALSGLLLLGCALLALIWANSPWRETYHALNHLPVAGLSLQHFINDALMAVFFLVVGLEIKHEIQDGALSSIRKAALPVVGAVGGMVLPASIYLLVAGGTDAHAGWGIPMATDIAFALGIVALLGNRVPSGLRIFLAALAIADDIGAVLVIAFFYTPTVSARALGVTVLLLLALLELNRRRVGAIWPYALLGIALWFAVFKSGIHASIAGVLLAFTVPSKGPDCVQERLEHYLNWPVTYLIIPLFALANAGVTLPDDLASFARQPAVSAAALGLIVGKPLGIFGAAWLAVRFRWADLPADADWYRVFGVATLGGIGFTMSLFIAALAFGENAQLDAAKIGVLSGSLITGIGGAVLLSFARRPTPSALPSAP; encoded by the coding sequence ATGGAACCTACGCCACAATACGCCGATCCAATCGAAGACGGGCTGATCGACGAGAAGGCCCCACCGCCAAGCCAGGCCCTCAGCGGACTGCTGCTGTTGGGCTGCGCCCTGCTGGCGCTCATCTGGGCCAACTCGCCCTGGCGGGAGACCTACCACGCCCTCAATCACCTGCCGGTGGCCGGGCTGTCGTTGCAGCACTTCATCAACGACGCCCTGATGGCCGTGTTCTTTCTCGTGGTCGGTCTCGAGATCAAGCACGAAATCCAGGACGGGGCCCTCTCCAGCATACGAAAGGCCGCCCTGCCCGTAGTCGGCGCCGTGGGTGGCATGGTATTGCCGGCCTCCATCTATTTGTTGGTGGCGGGCGGCACGGACGCGCACGCCGGCTGGGGCATTCCCATGGCCACCGACATTGCCTTTGCCCTTGGCATCGTGGCCCTGCTGGGCAACCGCGTTCCCTCGGGGCTTCGCATCTTTCTGGCCGCCCTGGCCATTGCCGATGACATCGGCGCCGTGCTCGTCATCGCCTTCTTCTACACCCCCACCGTGAGTGCGCGCGCCCTTGGCGTCACGGTGCTGCTGCTGCTGGCGCTGCTCGAGCTCAATCGCCGCCGCGTCGGGGCCATCTGGCCCTATGCCCTGCTGGGCATAGCCCTCTGGTTCGCCGTCTTCAAGTCGGGAATCCATGCCAGCATCGCTGGCGTGCTGCTGGCCTTCACCGTGCCCTCCAAGGGGCCCGACTGCGTGCAGGAGCGACTCGAGCACTATCTCAACTGGCCGGTCACGTATCTCATCATCCCGCTCTTTGCGCTCGCCAATGCGGGGGTGACGCTGCCCGACGACCTGGCCAGCTTCGCCCGACAGCCGGCCGTCAGTGCCGCGGCCCTCGGCCTCATCGTCGGCAAACCGCTCGGCATTTTTGGCGCCGCCTGGCTGGCCGTCCGATTCCGGTGGGCCGATCTCCCCGCCGACGCCGACTGGTACCGCGTATTCGGCGTGGCCACGCTGGGCGGCATCGGCTTCACCATGTCGCTGTTCATCGCCGCCCTGGCCTTTGGCGAAAACGCCCAGCTCGACGCCGCCAAGATTGGTGTGCTGAGCGGATCGCTCATCACTGGTATTGGCGGAGCGGTCCTGCTGTCCTTTGCACGCCGACCCACGCCGTCGGCACTCCCCTCGGCCCCGTGA
- a CDS encoding cation:proton antiporter: MRRLVILLILFAVMRGVFVLGGPTSGIPTLMLFGFLILAAYSVGELVKPFGIPKIVGYLIAGILFGPPGLAYVSKPALTELTPVSNLAIALIAFLAGAELQLSEIRERGAAILKMVSSELVLTFAAIAGTMVLLRSQLPILANAPAAEVVAFSLLFASVAVVHSPAVTMALLTETRANGPVARYTLGVVLVMDVAVVLLFSLVLAVARSLAPPAGGAEGVQAGAVLWEIGGSVLVGAVLGACIALYLRFISRELFIFGLLMALLGSEVARILHVETLLTLLVAGFVAENAGGGRGEDLRHAMERAAAPVFVVFFALAGAKIDPRAVLPLLPIVIPVVLVRMAGIYSGMRLGGKWAGLPTQVTGNAWLGLVSQAGVAIGLATVVADVYPSRGAPLRALLMATIAINETIGPIMFRLGLKRAGELTPSEANAGQSVGSPPTAGAH, from the coding sequence GTGCGTCGCCTCGTCATTCTGCTGATTCTCTTTGCCGTGATGCGCGGCGTGTTCGTGCTGGGCGGCCCCACGAGCGGCATTCCCACGCTGATGCTGTTTGGCTTCCTCATCCTTGCCGCGTACAGCGTGGGCGAGCTGGTGAAGCCGTTTGGCATTCCCAAGATCGTGGGCTATCTGATTGCCGGCATTCTATTCGGGCCACCGGGACTGGCGTACGTCAGCAAACCGGCACTCACCGAGCTGACTCCGGTGAGCAACCTGGCCATCGCGCTCATCGCGTTTCTGGCCGGCGCCGAACTGCAGTTGTCGGAAATCCGCGAGCGCGGTGCGGCCATTCTCAAGATGGTGTCGAGCGAACTGGTTCTGACCTTTGCGGCCATTGCGGGCACGATGGTGCTCCTGCGCAGTCAGCTCCCCATTCTCGCCAATGCACCCGCCGCGGAAGTGGTGGCCTTTTCGCTGCTGTTTGCGAGTGTGGCGGTGGTGCACTCGCCGGCGGTGACGATGGCGCTTCTCACCGAAACGCGGGCCAATGGGCCGGTGGCTCGCTACACGCTGGGTGTGGTGCTGGTGATGGACGTGGCGGTGGTGCTGCTGTTCTCGCTGGTGTTGGCGGTGGCGCGCAGCTTGGCCCCGCCGGCGGGTGGCGCCGAGGGCGTGCAGGCCGGCGCGGTGCTGTGGGAGATCGGTGGTTCGGTGCTGGTGGGCGCGGTGCTGGGGGCCTGCATTGCGCTCTATCTGCGCTTCATCAGCCGTGAGCTGTTCATCTTCGGCTTGCTGATGGCGCTGTTGGGCAGTGAAGTCGCGCGCATTCTGCACGTCGAGACACTGCTCACCTTGCTGGTGGCGGGCTTTGTGGCGGAGAACGCGGGTGGCGGACGCGGTGAAGACCTGCGGCACGCCATGGAACGTGCGGCGGCGCCGGTGTTCGTGGTGTTCTTTGCGCTGGCCGGTGCGAAGATCGATCCGCGCGCGGTGCTGCCGTTGTTGCCCATTGTGATTCCCGTGGTGCTCGTGCGCATGGCGGGCATCTACAGTGGCATGCGCCTGGGCGGCAAGTGGGCGGGTCTGCCCACGCAGGTGACGGGCAATGCCTGGTTGGGTCTCGTGTCGCAGGCGGGTGTGGCCATCGGCCTCGCGACGGTGGTGGCCGATGTGTATCCGTCACGTGGCGCGCCGCTGCGGGCGTTGCTCATGGCCACCATCGCCATCAACGAGACCATTGGCCCGATCATGTTCCGTCTTGGTCTCAAGCGCGCGGGAGAGCTGACACCGTCCGAGGCGAACGCCGGCCAATCGGTGGGCAGTCCACCAACGGCCGGCGCGCATTGA
- the cysK gene encoding cysteine synthase A, with translation MRARSILDTIGQTPHVQLSRLFGSRLTVWMKLERANPGGSIKDRIALAMIEDAESRGLLNKDSVIIEPTSGNTGIGLAMVAAVKGYKLVLVMPESMSVERRRVMAAYGASFDLTPRELGMKGAIARAQELVASTPGAWMPSQFDNPANISAHVQSTAREILADFPEGLDVLITGVGTGGHITAVSEVLKAQWPALRTYAVEPLKSPVIGGGAPSPHKIQGIGAGFVPANLHVDTLDGTIAVTEEDAFAYAQRSAREEGIFIGISSGASLAAVAQKAPELPDGARVMTFCYDTGERYLSIDGLFPLP, from the coding sequence ATGCGGGCACGTTCCATTCTCGACACCATTGGTCAGACGCCGCACGTGCAATTGTCGCGGCTGTTCGGTTCACGTCTCACCGTGTGGATGAAGCTCGAGCGCGCCAATCCGGGTGGCAGCATCAAGGACCGTATTGCGCTGGCCATGATCGAGGACGCCGAGTCGCGCGGTCTGCTGAACAAAGACAGCGTGATCATCGAACCCACGTCGGGCAACACCGGCATCGGCTTGGCCATGGTGGCGGCGGTGAAGGGCTACAAGCTGGTGCTGGTCATGCCGGAGTCGATGTCCGTGGAGCGGCGGCGTGTGATGGCGGCGTATGGCGCATCGTTTGATCTCACGCCACGCGAGCTGGGCATGAAGGGCGCCATTGCGCGCGCGCAGGAACTGGTGGCGAGCACCCCCGGCGCGTGGATGCCGTCGCAGTTCGACAACCCGGCCAACATTTCGGCACATGTGCAGAGCACGGCGCGCGAGATTCTCGCTGATTTTCCGGAGGGGCTCGACGTCCTGATTACCGGTGTTGGCACGGGCGGTCACATCACGGCGGTGAGTGAGGTGCTCAAGGCCCAGTGGCCGGCGCTGCGCACGTATGCGGTGGAGCCGCTCAAGTCGCCGGTGATTGGAGGCGGCGCCCCCAGTCCGCACAAGATCCAGGGCATTGGCGCGGGCTTCGTGCCGGCCAACCTGCACGTGGACACGCTCGACGGGACCATTGCGGTGACGGAGGAAGACGCCTTTGCGTATGCGCAGCGTTCGGCGCGTGAGGAAGGCATTTTCATCGGCATCTCGAGCGGTGCGTCGCTGGCGGCGGTGGCGCAGAAGGCGCCGGAGTTGCCGGATGGGGCGCGCGTGATGACGTTCTGCTACGACACGGGGGAGCGGTATCTGTCGATCGATGGACTATTCCCTTTGCCGTAG
- a CDS encoding S41 family peptidase → MSSPSPTPRRASRRTTRRALWLVPLVAGSVGAAFVTGRWYERRFVEARSEWAGVQLLSSAIDSVRANALDSLPSDELIRRAVTGMLRELQDPYAAMLQSDGMQRYRGTLLGEGHGLGLTMRRHADGASIARVALGSPAMLSGIRAGDRLLAVDGVPVEADGSWGKNSDSTATSPDQHLVTLWRAPLGDTVRVVVRRSAWRMPAVSDAALLNDSLGYVRLASMTAHSAEEVERAVAVLVQRGARSLVLDLRGNSGGLFEEGVKVASLFLPRGVVVASLAGRGGDAVQPHEARGSRWSNLPMTVLVDRQTASAAEVIAAALREHDRALLVGEPTYGKGVVQRVVNLSPDIALRLTTARWLTPSGRALERNAVRGGGFTGGLIPDVVVDQPGRRDLAAVPREWTGDAARRMDQLADSLAVHALRAGWATRPLAVFEARLRASLAQLTPGALTSPLLRADWVTQATRLALVRHLEIEGERETILRYAVRDDAALRAGAEVLLPGEDLAQVIPAPLPAPLPASVTGSAFTP, encoded by the coding sequence ATGTCGTCGCCGTCTCCAACTCCACGCCGTGCCAGCCGACGGACAACGCGTCGGGCGCTGTGGCTTGTGCCCCTGGTGGCCGGCAGCGTGGGGGCGGCGTTTGTGACGGGGCGCTGGTATGAGCGGCGCTTCGTGGAGGCGCGCAGTGAGTGGGCGGGCGTGCAACTGCTCTCCTCGGCCATCGATTCCGTGCGAGCCAATGCGCTCGACTCGCTGCCCAGCGATGAACTCATCCGCCGTGCCGTGACCGGCATGCTACGCGAGCTGCAGGACCCCTATGCGGCGATGCTGCAGTCGGACGGCATGCAGCGTTATCGCGGGACCTTGCTGGGTGAGGGGCATGGGCTGGGTCTGACCATGCGCCGCCATGCCGATGGGGCGAGTATCGCCCGCGTGGCCCTTGGGTCGCCGGCCATGTTGTCGGGCATCCGCGCCGGCGACCGCCTGCTTGCGGTGGATGGCGTGCCGGTAGAGGCCGACGGCAGTTGGGGAAAGAACAGCGACAGTACCGCAACATCTCCAGATCAACATCTGGTCACTTTATGGCGCGCGCCGCTCGGTGACACGGTTCGGGTGGTGGTGCGGCGCAGCGCCTGGCGCATGCCGGCCGTGTCGGATGCCGCCCTGTTGAATGACAGCTTGGGCTATGTCCGGCTGGCGTCCATGACGGCGCATTCGGCGGAAGAGGTGGAGCGCGCCGTGGCCGTGCTGGTGCAGCGCGGCGCACGCTCGCTGGTGCTGGACCTGCGTGGCAACAGCGGCGGGCTGTTCGAAGAGGGCGTCAAGGTCGCGTCGCTGTTCCTGCCGCGTGGTGTGGTGGTGGCTTCGCTGGCGGGACGAGGCGGCGACGCCGTGCAGCCGCACGAGGCGCGCGGCTCGCGCTGGTCCAACTTGCCGATGACCGTGCTGGTGGACCGCCAGACCGCCTCGGCGGCCGAGGTGATTGCGGCGGCGCTGCGCGAGCACGACCGGGCGCTGCTGGTGGGTGAGCCGACATACGGCAAAGGCGTGGTGCAGCGGGTGGTGAACCTGTCCCCCGACATTGCGTTGCGGCTTACGACGGCGCGTTGGCTGACGCCGTCGGGGCGGGCGCTCGAGCGGAATGCGGTGCGCGGCGGCGGATTCACCGGCGGGTTGATTCCTGATGTGGTGGTGGACCAGCCGGGCCGGCGAGACCTGGCGGCAGTGCCGCGCGAGTGGACCGGTGACGCGGCGCGTCGCATGGACCAGCTGGCCGACTCCTTGGCGGTGCATGCGCTGCGGGCCGGTTGGGCCACGCGCCCGCTGGCGGTGTTCGAGGCGCGGTTGCGGGCGTCACTGGCCCAGCTCACGCCGGGCGCGCTCACGTCGCCTTTGCTGCGTGCCGACTGGGTGACGCAGGCCACGCGTCTGGCGCTCGTCCGGCACCTGGAGATCGAGGGCGAGCGGGAAACCATTCTGCGGTACGCCGTACGTGATGATGCCGCCCTGCGGGCCGGCGCCGAGGTGCTGCTGCCGGGTGAAGACCTGGCGCAGGTTATTCCCGCGCCCTTGCCGGCGCCCCTGCCTGCTTCGGTAACGGGCTCCGCGTTTACGCCGTGA
- a CDS encoding glycosyltransferase family 2 protein, whose protein sequence is MRTATTPSHSQAGVAGAPRWTFTMLTIPSRVEFLGKLLRSMAELPRRTPFEVVIVYNTATEEEPMAVEARIRALAPSLPIRVYVNATDPTIGGGRRVQLSVCRTPLVAFIDDDLTLHGDILGAIEQTLRAHPLGIVGLPSYEEDTDTRFKPRESTPYVNVDGIRYMPVQGMLVAGYRRLFADIGGFNPRRQFWGEWTEFNLRMWRHGIPTGYILDHAFLRHWHKAPESPTRNMSGREQHVLWGLMCTALEYDAVAINEATDAFWRLAQDRYLQYSFGEQPSPKLLLASVLELMPRLSREFPAIHAFAETARQHPFHFKPFETFNEQQVRSVIAHAEAAIVPYRSVFDDIAPLEPPAPKHSGWMKRIGRAVLGRRENLQPQTMA, encoded by the coding sequence ATGAGGACGGCCACCACGCCGTCTCATTCCCAGGCCGGTGTGGCCGGGGCCCCGCGCTGGACCTTCACCATGCTCACCATCCCCTCACGGGTGGAGTTTCTGGGCAAGCTGCTGCGGTCCATGGCCGAGCTGCCCAGGCGCACGCCGTTCGAGGTGGTGATCGTGTACAACACGGCCACGGAAGAAGAGCCCATGGCCGTCGAGGCACGCATCCGCGCGCTCGCGCCATCGCTGCCCATTCGTGTCTACGTCAACGCCACCGACCCCACCATCGGTGGCGGCCGGCGTGTGCAACTCTCCGTGTGTCGCACACCGCTCGTGGCCTTCATCGACGACGACCTCACACTGCACGGCGACATTCTGGGCGCCATCGAGCAGACCCTGCGCGCGCATCCGCTGGGCATCGTCGGTCTCCCGTCGTACGAAGAAGACACCGACACCCGCTTCAAGCCGCGTGAGTCCACGCCGTATGTGAACGTGGACGGCATCCGCTACATGCCGGTGCAGGGCATGCTCGTGGCCGGCTACCGTCGACTTTTCGCGGACATTGGCGGGTTCAACCCGCGTCGACAGTTCTGGGGCGAGTGGACGGAGTTCAATCTCCGCATGTGGCGGCACGGCATTCCCACCGGCTACATCCTCGACCACGCCTTTCTGCGGCACTGGCACAAGGCGCCCGAGTCCCCCACTCGCAACATGTCGGGCCGCGAACAGCATGTGCTCTGGGGCCTCATGTGCACCGCGCTCGAGTACGACGCGGTGGCCATCAACGAGGCCACCGATGCGTTCTGGCGACTCGCACAGGACCGTTACCTGCAGTACTCCTTTGGTGAGCAGCCCAGCCCCAAGCTGCTGCTGGCCAGCGTGCTGGAACTCATGCCGCGGCTCTCGCGCGAGTTCCCGGCCATTCACGCGTTCGCAGAAACCGCGCGCCAGCATCCCTTCCATTTCAAGCCGTTCGAAACCTTCAACGAGCAGCAGGTGCGGAGCGTCATCGCGCACGCCGAAGCGGCCATCGTGCCCTATCGCAGTGTGTTCGACGACATCGCACCGCTCGAACCGCCGGCGCCGAAGCACAGCGGATGGATGAAGCGCATCGGTCGCGCCGTGCTGGGAAGGCGAGAGAACCTGCAGCCACAGACCATGGCCTGA
- a CDS encoding MarR family winged helix-turn-helix transcriptional regulator: MTSETETLHTGTVHNTTVHALRAAAAHVELTVARALEPFGITAAQFELLQLIARNDAAGCSELGRQMAAPGPDITRMVDRLDAAGLVARSRDEKDRRVVHVVMTPKGAELLDQVRPVVCSAERHVFAGIPAEDQDTLLRVLHQLRQACPGSSDR, from the coding sequence ATGACTTCGGAGACCGAAACACTTCACACGGGCACCGTCCACAACACCACCGTGCACGCCCTCCGGGCGGCGGCGGCGCATGTGGAGCTTACGGTAGCGCGGGCGTTGGAGCCGTTCGGGATCACCGCGGCACAGTTCGAATTGCTGCAGCTCATCGCGCGCAACGACGCGGCGGGTTGCTCGGAACTGGGTCGGCAGATGGCGGCTCCAGGTCCTGATATCACCAGAATGGTTGACAGGCTCGATGCTGCCGGGTTGGTGGCGCGTTCACGCGACGAAAAGGATCGCCGAGTCGTGCATGTGGTGATGACGCCGAAGGGTGCCGAACTGCTGGATCAGGTTCGCCCGGTCGTCTGCTCGGCGGAGCGGCATGTTTTTGCGGGTATCCCGGCAGAAGATCAGGACACCCTGCTGCGTGTGCTGCACCAGCTGCGCCAGGCCTGTCCCGGATCGTCCGACCGCTGA
- a CDS encoding nitroreductase family protein: MIRSDSASAFITTEHEIAGARGTASEARRSAAEAALTRRSVRAYRDVPVTDEEVRQLLTLTGRAPSAFNLQPWRFIVVRDQATKDRLQAAAYGQKQVGEAPVVLAMYADMEDTMAHLDEVVHPDLPADKKAATIAMLERNFGGMTAEARGVWANTQANIALGYLLLIAESEGFHTSPMLGFDVEATKDILGVPAHATITALVALGHGAEDGFRSHRHEVDRVARFV, from the coding sequence ATGATCCGCTCCGACTCCGCCTCCGCCTTCATTACGACCGAACACGAGATTGCCGGCGCCCGCGGCACGGCCTCGGAGGCCCGGCGATCCGCTGCCGAAGCGGCCCTCACGCGCCGCTCCGTCCGTGCCTATCGCGACGTCCCCGTGACGGACGAAGAGGTGCGGCAGCTGCTGACGCTCACGGGCCGGGCGCCCTCGGCCTTCAACCTCCAGCCCTGGCGCTTCATCGTCGTCCGCGATCAGGCCACCAAGGACCGACTGCAGGCGGCCGCGTACGGCCAGAAGCAGGTGGGTGAGGCTCCTGTGGTGTTGGCCATGTATGCGGACATGGAAGACACCATGGCCCATCTGGACGAGGTCGTGCATCCCGACCTGCCGGCCGACAAGAAGGCGGCCACCATCGCCATGCTCGAGCGCAACTTTGGTGGCATGACCGCCGAAGCCCGCGGCGTCTGGGCCAACACCCAGGCCAACATTGCGCTGGGCTATCTGTTGCTCATCGCCGAGTCCGAGGGTTTCCATACCTCGCCCATGCTGGGCTTCGATGTCGAGGCCACCAAGGACATTCTCGGGGTGCCGGCCCACGCCACCATCACCGCGCTGGTGGCCCTTGGCCATGGCGCGGAAGACGGATTTCGCTCACACAGGCACGAAGTGGACCGGGTCGCGCGTTTCGTCTGA
- a CDS encoding class I SAM-dependent DNA methyltransferase: MSYDPHARYDQAYFDKWYRHPTHRVKSPSELSRQVAFVLRAAEFVLGRPVRSVLDVGCGEGNWRAPLKALRPRVAYTGVDPSTYAVERFGARRGLMQGSIDALDSLPLRSAYDLVVCCGMLNYLATDVLMRGLTQVAARTGGVAYLELFTREDRFEGDTQWPPPRAASWYRERMHEAGLWPIGMQMYVTTDSRERVSALERL, encoded by the coding sequence GTGAGTTACGACCCGCACGCGCGCTACGATCAGGCGTACTTCGACAAGTGGTATCGTCACCCGACCCATCGGGTGAAGTCGCCGTCCGAGCTGTCGCGTCAGGTGGCGTTTGTGCTGCGTGCGGCCGAGTTTGTGCTGGGTCGCCCCGTGCGCAGCGTGCTGGATGTAGGCTGCGGTGAGGGAAACTGGCGGGCGCCGCTCAAGGCGCTGCGGCCGCGCGTAGCTTACACGGGCGTGGATCCGAGCACGTATGCGGTGGAACGCTTTGGCGCGCGACGCGGGCTCATGCAGGGCAGCATTGACGCGCTCGATAGCTTGCCTTTACGGTCCGCGTACGATCTGGTCGTGTGTTGTGGCATGCTCAACTATCTCGCGACCGACGTGCTGATGCGCGGGTTGACACAGGTGGCGGCGCGCACTGGTGGCGTGGCGTATCTGGAGTTGTTCACGCGGGAAGACCGATTCGAAGGTGATACGCAGTGGCCGCCACCCCGGGCGGCTTCGTGGTATCGCGAGCGCATGCACGAGGCGGGACTGTGGCCCATCGGGATGCAGATGTACGTAACGACGGACTCACGCGAGCGGGTGTCGGCACTGGAACGGCTGTAG
- a CDS encoding serine O-acetyltransferase — protein sequence MATLRAQRAAEDRSYPLRSQAEAVVTRLLGLLFPPFARQPCGGPDAVDAEAADLVTLLRAALTPLVPNADEVVAVLTSRLPAVQTALQLDAETIASGDPAAGSVEEVIAAYPGFLAMAVHRVAHELYALGVPMFPRVLSEWAHRETGIDIHPGAQIGAAFAIDHGTGVVIGETSVIGDRVRIYQGVTLGALAVSKKLANRKRHPTIGNDVVIYANATILGGNTVVGDGSIIGGNVWLTSSVPPRSVVQFASRVEQRGDDGIEFHI from the coding sequence TTGGCCACGCTGCGCGCGCAGCGGGCCGCTGAAGACCGGTCGTATCCGTTGCGCAGTCAGGCCGAGGCGGTGGTGACGCGTCTGCTGGGGCTGCTCTTCCCTCCGTTTGCCCGGCAGCCCTGTGGTGGTCCCGATGCCGTGGATGCCGAGGCCGCCGATCTGGTGACGTTGCTGCGCGCGGCATTGACTCCGCTGGTGCCCAACGCCGACGAGGTGGTGGCGGTGCTCACGTCCCGTCTGCCCGCGGTGCAGACCGCGCTGCAACTCGACGCGGAAACCATTGCCAGCGGCGATCCGGCGGCGGGCAGTGTGGAAGAAGTCATTGCCGCCTATCCCGGGTTTCTGGCCATGGCGGTGCATCGTGTGGCGCACGAACTCTATGCACTCGGCGTGCCGATGTTCCCGCGCGTGCTGTCGGAGTGGGCGCACCGGGAGACGGGTATCGACATTCATCCTGGCGCGCAGATCGGTGCGGCCTTTGCCATCGATCATGGCACCGGCGTGGTGATCGGCGAGACGAGTGTCATTGGCGATCGGGTGCGCATCTACCAGGGCGTGACTCTGGGCGCGCTGGCGGTGAGCAAGAAGCTGGCCAATCGCAAACGTCATCCCACGATTGGCAACGACGTGGTCATTTACGCCAACGCCACCATTCTGGGTGGCAATACGGTGGTGGGCGACGGGTCGATCATTGGTGGCAACGTCTGGCTGACGTCGTCGGTGCCGCCGCGTTCGGTGGTGCAGTTTGCCAGTCGCGTAGAGCAGCGCGGCGACGACGGGATCGAGTTTCATATCTGA
- a CDS encoding cation:proton antiporter: MTTPLLLILVAAVAFLATHVVYEWLAKRLLIVSGAEYLVLGVLLGPQVTGLFTPAAIEAFQPIIILGIGWMGVAVAMPLRLQRLVRIPAVPYRTALVESLLTFGVVTAGATSAIAYAYQVPWREVLAAGGILGAIAVASTPAGLDVAFGERGKDAARRAPVLLQIEVANHLNAVVSVVVFGIILAVMHDTVPLMVRALTTTEWVVVTLGIGVVGGTVFHLFLGGEQSADRLVISLGGAIILASGAAAYLELSPTLALFAMGVVLVNSMRNPGAVQDVLRAGERPLYYALLLLAGASWRPDSNIGWWLVIMHYVVLRTLTKLWGTGIVTWVNGAQQSVGLDWGRALIGQGRLTIALAFDYSRRGLPYGDVIFTCAAVSVLFTEFFAARFVRAAAAPLIAPLESISATTGAVLDTVTETVTHALPSFLQPSEDGSADRPADVSEPKPAPPGDR, translated from the coding sequence ATGACCACACCACTTCTTCTCATTCTCGTGGCCGCTGTGGCGTTTCTCGCCACCCACGTGGTGTATGAGTGGCTGGCCAAGCGCCTGCTCATTGTGTCGGGCGCCGAGTATCTCGTGCTGGGTGTGTTGCTGGGGCCGCAGGTGACGGGTCTCTTCACGCCGGCGGCCATTGAGGCCTTTCAACCCATCATCATTCTCGGTATCGGCTGGATGGGGGTGGCGGTGGCCATGCCGCTGCGGCTGCAGCGCCTGGTGCGCATTCCGGCCGTGCCCTATCGCACCGCGCTCGTGGAGAGCCTGCTCACCTTTGGTGTGGTGACGGCGGGCGCGACCTCGGCCATTGCGTACGCCTATCAGGTGCCATGGCGTGAGGTGCTGGCGGCGGGCGGCATTCTGGGTGCGATTGCCGTGGCGTCCACACCGGCCGGCCTCGACGTGGCCTTTGGTGAACGCGGCAAGGACGCCGCGCGACGGGCGCCGGTGCTGTTGCAGATCGAGGTGGCCAACCACCTCAACGCGGTGGTGAGTGTGGTGGTGTTCGGCATCATTCTCGCGGTGATGCACGACACCGTGCCGCTGATGGTGCGCGCGCTCACCACGACCGAATGGGTGGTCGTGACCCTCGGCATTGGCGTGGTGGGCGGTACGGTGTTTCATCTGTTCCTCGGTGGGGAGCAGAGTGCCGACCGACTCGTCATATCGCTGGGCGGCGCCATCATTCTCGCCAGCGGCGCGGCGGCGTATCTCGAGCTCTCGCCCACCCTCGCGCTGTTTGCCATGGGCGTGGTGCTGGTCAACTCCATGCGCAATCCGGGCGCGGTGCAGGACGTGCTGCGCGCTGGTGAGCGGCCGCTCTACTATGCGCTGCTGCTGCTGGCAGGCGCATCATGGCGTCCGGATTCGAACATCGGGTGGTGGCTGGTCATCATGCACTACGTGGTGCTGCGCACGCTCACCAAGCTCTGGGGCACCGGCATTGTGACCTGGGTGAACGGCGCGCAACAATCGGTGGGTCTGGACTGGGGGCGGGCGCTCATCGGGCAGGGCCGTCTGACCATCGCGCTGGCCTTCGACTATTCGCGACGCGGCCTGCCATATGGCGACGTGATCTTCACCTGCGCCGCGGTGTCGGTGCTGTTTACCGAGTTCTTCGCGGCGCGCTTTGTGCGCGCCGCCGCGGCACCACTCATCGCGCCGCTCGAGTCCATCTCGGCCACCACCGGCGCCGTGCTCGACACGGTCACGGAAACCGTGACGCATGCCTTGCCGAGTTTTCTGCAGCCCAGCGAGGACGGGTCAGCGGATCGGCCGGCCGACGTGTCAGAGCCGAAGCCTGCACCACCGGGAGATCGCTGA